One Hevea brasiliensis isolate MT/VB/25A 57/8 chromosome 6, ASM3005281v1, whole genome shotgun sequence genomic window, ATAGCAATTGTGTTGATGTAAAGGGAAAAAAATTAGCAGGAATTGTttggtttttggttagtgctttagGGTTATGATGATTTGTTGATAATTTAGTACTTTTTGATATGATTAAGTGAAATTGTTGTTGGAATGATATTGCAGTTCAAGGAACTGGCCCAGGCTTATGAAGTTTTGAGCGATCCAGAGAAACGTGAGATCTATGATACATACGGTGAGGATGCTCTTAAGGAAGGAATGGGTGGTGGCGGTGGTGGCCATAACCCTTTTGACATTTTTGAGTCCTTCTTTGGTGGGAGTCCATTTGGAGGTAAGGACAGTTCTTTTGTATGGTGATGGTTCTGCCAATGATCAAGCTTGAGTATGTTTTTATTCTGTGGCTAAACTACACTAGTTTGAACATAGGTGGCAGTAGCCGAGGAAGGAGGCAGAGACGCGGAGAGGATGTTGTTCATCCATTGAAGGTCTCTTTGGAGGATCTATATCTTGGTACAGCTAAGAAGCTTTCTCTATCCCGCAATGTTATATGCTCAAAGTGCAAGGGGTGAGTTGTTTCGTCATACTTTTTCTATTGCAATATTATTTGTGCTTTCTTTCTTTGTTGTGGTGATTTTACTGATATGGGATTTAATAATGAGTGGATGGCAGAAAGGGATCAAAATCAGGAGCTTCAATGAAGTGCCCTGGTTGTCAGGGCTCTGGTATGAAGGTCTCAATAAGGCAGCTTGGCCCATCAATGATTCAGCAGATGCAGCATCCTTGCAATGAATGTAAGGGTACTGGTGAGTCAATTAGTGAGAAGGATAAATGCGTGCAATGCAAGGGTGAGAAAGTTGTTCCAGAGAAGAAGGTGTTGGAAGTCATAGTGGAAAAGGGCATGCGTCATGGGCAGAAAATTACATTCCCTGGTGAAGCTGATGAAGCGGTATGTTGCAGACTTGATGTCTTTTTGAGTATACTGGATTAAATTTGTTTGTTTTGTTGTTGTGTTTCGTAGACTGATACGATCACTGGAGATATAGTTTTTGTCCTTCAGCAAAAGGAACatcaaaaattcaagagaaagggGGATGACCTTATTGTTGAGCAAACTCTATCCCTCACCGAAGCTCTTTGTGGGTATCAGTTTGTATTGACACACTTGGATGGGAGACAGCTTCTCATAAAATCAAACATTGGGGAAGTTGTCAAGCCTGGTAATTTAAGTGAATGAATAAATTCATTTGATTAAATCCTAATTGTTGctagatttaattaattatttgtgcATTATGCAGATTCATACAAGGCAATTAATGATGAGGGTATGCCCATGTACCAAAGGCCATTCATGAAGGGGAAGCTATATATTCATTTTACTGTGGAATTTCCTGATTCTTTGACTCCAGATAAAGTTAAAGCACTAGAGGCAATTTTGCCTCCAAGGCCATTGAGTCAGCTGACGGATATGGACCTGGATGAATGTGAGGAGACCACCCTACGTGATGTTAATATGGAGGAGGAAATGAGAAGGAAGCAGCAGGGCCATGCTCATCAGGATGCATATGAGGAGCATGAGGAGATGCCTAGCGGCGGACAAAGGGTTCAATGCGCCCAGCAGTGATAGAATTGAATCGAGTGTTGAAATACAGGGCTAATTTCTAAGTAATTGTAACCCACTCGTGAAACACGTGATAATCAGAAATTTTCAGGAAATGAGTACATGGCATCTTTTTCTGGAGGGTTGCTTTTGAGTTTGTGGTttccaattgattatttattatttcttGAAGAAGAAAATCCCATAACTGCTGAGTTGGTTCTTTAGGGTAGATTTCATGTTGTGTTTCTTTGTGTAGGTTACATTCTATGCTTTGATGAATTTGATCAGCTTCGAATGTGGCAGCTTCGATTTGAGAAAAATCAGCTTTTTAGTCTGATTTTTTAATAGTTTGATttggttttaattttattttttaaaaaattaattatttgatgtgatttaattaattaaataaataaaataaattaatcgaATCGATCCCTATTAATATTACATTATTTTTACACTTCTCTTACTTTAGGTATTTAAGTTTTTTCATTTTTACCTTCTCTCATTTTATCGCGTGGCCGTTCATATCCACTCCCACCATCTccctcctctctttttttttctgccTATCTCTCATTTCATTGCATGATAGTCCCATGCCACtctcctttcttctttttctttttcagttCCTCTCCCTGCCTATCTTCCTCAGTTAATCTTTCCTTTGCGCTAGAATCGCACAGCTTCATTGGTCGTGCCTTCTGTTTTAGCAAGGACTCTGTTGCAGTTTCTCTTGGAGGAAAAGATGTGCTTTGCTTGGATTTTCCACCTTGATTTGCTGCTTTGTACCATTTAGATCTGGTGATCAGCAATCTTGTGTTCATGAGCTCTTCGCTTTTTCATTTGCTTGAATTCTTCCGATACATCTGAGTTTGATTTGAAGCTTGCATATTATTTTAGGCTTGCATATTTGTTGAGATTGAAATGTATTTGATGCATTTGTGTTAATtgaaacaattttaatttttattttcattctgTGTTTTTGAGTTTGCATTGATGAattgagaaattttttttttttttttatgtgtggggttgagtttggctCTACTACAATGCACCGGAATTGTCACGAAACCGATCAAACTAAAACGTGCCAAACTAATTTTTTTGAGTTCGGTTTGATACGGTTTTACTATTACTTTAGTTCGATCTCAgttcataaaaatattatttttagtaaTTCAATTTTTAAAGTTCAGTTCAGAATCGAACTAATCTGTAATCTTATCAATTTATTCTAAATTTCACTTATTTTACAAGTAttgatattatatttaattaaaaaaaatgtttctTAATATATTGAGATAATTTCAAGTTAATAAAATCATATTACTCATTATTTGAGCCCCATTTATttcgaaaaaaatatttataaatgtgtTTATTTGGCAAACAGCTTGGCTACTTAAGAAATCAAATATTGAATATATTAGCTATGCGCTTTTTGACTTGTATCAACCTTGTGAGAACTTGACCGAATCAATACGCTTTATCAAAATCTCATTcagattaaaatataaaaataaattgaaattgtaTTAATTGTTGTGATAATTAAGTAcaaagtttgaaaattaaatgtaagatttggaaaattaaaaaatagaagAAATAAAGATAAATAGATTGCTAAGTCTATTATTGTTATTAAATTGAGTGATTGATCAAGCTTTGGAACGTTGTATAGCAGAAAATATTTATAGCAAAGACCTAATCGCCCCTTTAAGATTCTAGAACAAGCACCTTTTTACGTTGCACATTTTAGCGCTTATCGTGAACTCTTATATCTCGCCATTAATCGCTAATAGCTTGTCCCATGATCTAATAATCTCTTGAGTTTAATTAACTCCTTATAgctttttttagttgaatatctGATAACTATCAAAATAACTAGTAAGTATTTATTTCAGGtctcataattaattaatacaatcaaattagaaaatttaattaatcaaaggcctaaaaataattagttagctagtttaattatttttatgcaAACAATTGTCCCCACACATTGATTGGCCGGTTAAGCCATTTTAAAGTGAACAATTAATTTCCTCTGAACATTGAAATTCACCTGCTCCTCTGTATAAAACTACAAGTCCTTTATtggaaacttttaaatttaaagaACTACTTTGAAGAGCTTCTTAATCCCCTAAACTTCTAATCAAGTCAAATCTCCTTTTTACGTTTAAAAGGTAATTATTactaccatttaattaattttctttcattAACCCATTTCTCTCACCATTTTACTATCCATTTGTTTATCAGAATTCATCTTCCTCTTAATTTTCTCTTAAtcaaggaacgaaagcgtgaaaaatcaagtttataccattgaattcaaaattttttacctaggtcacatgcatcatgtaagatttatttttatctatttgatttcaatgataaacaacatattaaaatacttttaatatgttttagatatgtatttgccatttaagattttaaaaattaatcagattaattttagaactctagatgagatcaagaacaaatacattaacctcttgatgcagcagttgtatttgtgcctttctgaTGCGCTCTTCAGACAtcgatgttgtctctctagtttgtccacaccaagaatacctatggcagtccttgaacagcttctaaagctttttctataaattagaaaatcaagttttgccttttaagagattaaaaatgtaaatagaacattagaaacaatttctagtatttttaattcaagagattgtttgctaatctcttggaattggtgagagatgaagaagaagagaaggggaacttcaaggtggcggcacaaaggaggataactgttggttgtgttattttcttttcataacaacacttatatagctaagtcaacacattaaacccttgccacatgtcaccctctgattgattctaggtttaattaacccaatcacattgtgccaagtgtcaaatctatatttaatcttaattttaatcatcttacatgattaaaagacatttggcaagcttatgtgtagtgccatgtgtcaccatcacatggtgccacatgtcaccctgtgaaatgaccaaaatgcccctgtgtcttaattttgagttctcaacccaaaataattatttctcttcttttaatcaatttatatcaaatataaattaactaattaattaatatttattaattaatttcattaattaaattcatatttaaacactttaaatataaatttaacttatactgtacatctaataacctagatttggtttcaagccatgctatggactttgcaatctaattgcaaaccaaatctatttgattaatcaattaaactctttaattaattaattaaatcatatttaattaggtgataacttgtgtatgtgtgtgacttactaggctcatcactaattggcaatgggatatgatatcaactcttaatatcatcgtaactctttcttaccataaatgatttctctaaatcattttatgcacctcatagaccatggttaacacctagcataccaTGCCATgaatacccaattagtaataaagtttaccttaaatgaacctataatcatattttaccatgcaCAAGAaactctctcatacaaaatctcaactcaagctggagacaTGGTTTaagtcaaaccccatttactatgaatattatgttcttttttaattccagttattgattaaaaagattttctcatcagaaactctttctgaataaatctatctgtcctggccaggaacttgaaacatcaagaacaattaaatgaacataggattttatctctatttacttagaggaacagattccatcttgataaacacctacctccatagatatttagcaggagccaacacatgcccatatacccatacacaagataagtatgaaagcaaagatcaaactcaaaccacctatatacaagataatcgtgctatcttaggtctaaagattatatgcaatcgatatgatttatggtaATGCatcgacaagagtaaactccatgtgcttgtcataagcgtcactggttcggcctacttatcatgtataagtgcctatcatgtttgttatatggcatgagactcaccattccatcttatttatatcttatataaataacttgggaacaaacatgaatacaatctttctggataagtcatgtccttattatgaagtatcctcgattgtaaacctatttatgatactttgtactagaaatactgtcactcatattcttaacaacttaagaatagaatttctaacaaaatatcaatggaccttttctattatatataaatatattatgtaaatggaaaagtggaaatgccttttattaataaaaacatgtacaagatacatactaaatgatatgctctagggcatactactaaactAGAGCCATtatttacaatatcttagacccattttctcaagatgtcggtctagctaagtctgtgacataggcttagtgaatggatcagctggattttcagctgatgctattttctgcatggctacatcgccgcccaactatttctccgataatgtggtagcgcctttctatgtgtttggatttctagtgagaccttggttccttagctcagatgatcgctccattattatcacaaaggtagtggaaccatcgactcaatggaaggaactactgtaagttctcacgaacttctttatccaaacagcttcctttgcaaagatctaatgcaagaatatactcacctcagagtggaatcgcaatgtgctttgtttggaactcttccaacagatcgcacttccattacaaatgaacacataccagaggtagactttctattatcgatatccgattggaaatcgtaatcagataaccatccaattgcaagtctccacttccatagatcaagaataaatccttagttcttcttaagtacttaaggatattcttgacagctatccagtgttccaaacctggattggattgatatgtcacaccctacccctctgtaaggcataacatgatcccgtagtatacctaatgaattaccaactccgcttcatcgataatccattaaatacactacaagggattttaaaaacttttcttacttcttttacaaagcagtgagcactatttacagtgttaaaaacttttgtgaatcaagtgaaacaaataacttatttggattatttggaatttcagaataattttggcagagtgccatccgtattttgataaaacagctcTTCTAAAAACcaagaaagcacttcaatatatttccaagtctcaactccaacattttctcaactcaaatccatagtaatttttcaaagactgtgataaaagaaatataatacaatttttacaagccaaaataactcataattattttacaacttcaatgtataatttttatttacaatcgccaaaaccaacaacaatatgtacatacaaaggaacatacattacattacaaaatacaaaatattggtatactcattataccctgaGTTTCGCTAGAGGTACTAGCActtagtctcacgcctgtctgtctGCCTACTTGcataaagaataaaagctatcacgagacaatgtctcactggtgcacaacattaaccaaatacaatttaaatcacaattcacaaatcatataaatagtggatacttaaaatcatagttaatttcaagacaataattgtcaaccagaatttaaactccatttctcaacatcacaataaatttcaataagtcagatcatggttgaattcaaaagacagtatatgtcaataagagtttaaattcatttcacaatctcacaatacacatcaataaatcacacacagctttaatcatgttcccaagttcaattcatcccaaaagccgatggctaatgaggtattcaattcatcccaaaagtcaatgactaatgaggaataacatagctagctagcaaaaatatgagtacttatccaattcgtcctcaacaggcacacacctcaacacttcagccagagagggaattcaattcgtcccactagacaagctagcgaggaatacaatcaatatacatgatagctatggtttcaaaccatttccaatgcttttcaattaataagtatccatcaatatcattcaaataatttctcacaatttcaaaccatttacaatgcttttcaagcgataaatatccatcaaatatcattcaaacaatttttcacagtttcacaatttaaaacaataatatacaactagtcaaaatttatttcaattgaaaataattcaaagaaATAGTCAGTACAAACCTCGATAATTGTCTCTgtatggactcagtgtttccttcctttcctcGAGTCTTtggtaattgagaaacacaatttgaagtgtttcaagattaaattaaaccgtttctaacgataatgttcgataagtaattcatcaaggctattatttgctcaatcacctaatataccgaccctcgatgctttaggtaaattaggttttagtgtcattaatatgtcacattcgatagggttttaggttggtacgctttaccaaactcatttccttgtttagtgcattttaatgcaacttgtcgGATTCTCGATACTAGTTTGACTCCAGCTgcacgacctagtttcctcggtttttgagtttcggtcaaaactacaaacttgtagatctatgtcttatggaacacggggcaaaatttaggtcattctgagttaagtagaccaagttatgatcattatactattgctggtcaaatggcatcaaattaggtcaattttaggtcaatttggtcaactttggttcggccagtttttggacccgaacttgtgcaaactttttgacttgcttctggtcatttctgggctttggtgtcttcataatacttgtaggtatgggtcttaactattcatggttaaaatttcaggtcaattggacctgttttgagtgagttatggcctaaacactaactgctgtccaaatggtcagtttttaggtttcaattgcacttaatccgaattggtcatttttcatgccaccttgcaagcagaattttggtatgctttctcaatgaaagttggcacattttgtgcctagtttcacctccaattggtctcataccaattgaggttacacatttaaagttataggctaaaatgtatactgcccttaattaccttgcttaaacatacctcaattacacacttacattactatatgtccacttccttaccaattctgttttggttcattaccaaaaccatattccactttacattaacatcacttttggcagattacaaacatccttaatacaccaattaaaactcacatttacaaagtctaaatacaatcacatatacacctaacattacaaattcttacatacactttacacaatcactcaatatacatatccatcaatcctcaatgtcaatattctgccaataccttcatgaacacatacatttatccaagagttccaaggctgccgaaaatgttcctcaataccaaagtatcatacaattcatcaatttccatcccaagtgcaaTATTCACCAtacacatatggaataatttactaggacattaaatcaccataaccaacataatttctcatcaaatatatgcaaaattatttcatcaaatacataactccatggctgtccaaaatggacatctcaataactcttcaaacttgaaaattttcttcacaaaaccaacacccataacatgaacacaaagtttaacaaagcaatcttccaaaatacaaacttaccttatggttggaacttgccaaaccttgattaaacttcttgattttggtatcaagctcttccttatgatgtgtagacaatctttaatgaaggaacctaagtgtttagaagtgaagtgaggggttagatgaagcttgaatgaaaacggcaatggaggttttcttggttcttcaattcggctaggtttagtgaaatgaagaagatgaagtattcagcttggataatggaattacagctgccatttagtgtttaattaaatccctagtggtccactcacaaattttaaatcatataataagtttaattctcacttattccacattaaacccttaatttactattttatttagttaccaaaaatttattttttcatttcattttctaagtgtaatattatttatttttaatggaaatttaggtcaaaagacaattcgtatgtcaaatgaccataatgccctgctcgttgcattcccgatttttcggtaacaccgggttttgtctgtttttcgatttctcacttttctttgtactaattatttaatttttctttgatcttccttgtaacacccctatgtttggtagtgcgttctgctgttccggtgaccagtgttgtccggacagctaggatgcctagaaccgtactttaatatgagtgaggagacataaaataatgaaatacaagaaaagaaaacaaaggaaaatcatagcaaagaaatgtaaccgagtaagtgagcctgaaacctagcgatggtgactgCACCGAAGtcacgcgtggaccgttgatcgccctcggatcatggaacctgaaaacatttttgggacataaatagacccttgttgaataataaatatcattagaaataacaaagaaaaattaaataattagtacaaagaaaagtgagaaatcgaaaaacagacaaaacccagatatcaaaaatctgaatgcaacctaacaggcattatggtcatttgacatcccgaattgtcttttgacctaaatgtccattaaaaataaatagtgaaaatcatgggttaaatgtggattatgggacagttaacttaatatatgatttaattcttgttagtggaccactatagtattaatttatcattgaaatatggtcgatatggtccactcaccatccgaaattccatcttcctcaaaattctctcaaatggccgaattgaagaaaccttgaaactccattgacgttctttgagcttcattcctctctccatttcaactccattctcttaggttctttcatgaaaaatggtctacacaccacaaggaagatattgatactaattttgagaagtttggtgaaggtttagcaagttacaaataaaggtaagtttgcatttttaagaaatcctttgttaaagtttttatgcatgttatgggtattggtttggtgaaggaaaattttgagtttgaagggttattgttgttgccattttggacagccatgggtcacgtttttgatgaggtatttgtgtatataattgatgagaaataatgttaatcatggtgatttagtaacctagtgatttaatgcatgtatatatggtgaa contains:
- the LOC131180820 gene encoding dnaJ protein homolog, whose translation is MFGRAPKKSDNSRYYEILGVSKNASQDDLKKAYKKAAMKNHPDKGGDPEKFKELAQAYEVLSDPEKREIYDTYGEDALKEGMGGGGGGHNPFDIFESFFGGSPFGGGSSRGRRQRRGEDVVHPLKVSLEDLYLGTAKKLSLSRNVICSKCKGKGSKSGASMKCPGCQGSGMKVSIRQLGPSMIQQMQHPCNECKGTGESISEKDKCVQCKGEKVVPEKKVLEVIVEKGMRHGQKITFPGEADEATDTITGDIVFVLQQKEHQKFKRKGDDLIVEQTLSLTEALCGYQFVLTHLDGRQLLIKSNIGEVVKPDSYKAINDEGMPMYQRPFMKGKLYIHFTVEFPDSLTPDKVKALEAILPPRPLSQLTDMDLDECEETTLRDVNMEEEMRRKQQGHAHQDAYEEHEEMPSGGQRVQCAQQ